From a single Aminobacterium mobile DSM 12262 genomic region:
- a CDS encoding response regulator transcription factor, translated as MSIRVVLADDHPLTRAGLSAYLQQEKSIELVGEAKDGVEAWELISQLKPDVALLDIRMPGEDGVSIARRIKEEKLPVFSIMLTSYDAHQYVVASLRAGARGFVLKTATPQELIRAIQTVVQGGLYLDSEVATVVGDRELVPESLSSREREVLVLASKGLSSKEVASELFISERTVQTHLASIYDKLGARNKTEALLLALKYGVVTLEELLE; from the coding sequence ATGTCTATACGTGTGGTTTTAGCGGACGATCATCCGCTTACTCGGGCTGGACTCTCTGCTTATCTTCAACAGGAAAAATCCATAGAGTTAGTGGGAGAGGCAAAAGATGGCGTAGAAGCTTGGGAGCTTATCTCTCAGCTTAAACCTGATGTAGCGCTTCTCGATATACGAATGCCTGGAGAGGACGGAGTTTCTATAGCTCGCCGTATTAAGGAAGAAAAACTTCCAGTATTTTCTATCATGCTTACGTCCTATGATGCGCATCAGTATGTAGTGGCCTCTCTTCGGGCTGGGGCCAGGGGGTTCGTGTTAAAAACGGCTACTCCCCAGGAATTAATACGAGCTATACAAACAGTGGTACAGGGAGGATTGTACCTTGATTCAGAAGTAGCTACAGTTGTAGGGGATAGAGAGTTAGTACCCGAATCCCTATCTTCCCGAGAAAGAGAAGTGTTAGTCCTTGCTTCGAAAGGCCTTTCAAGTAAGGAGGTGGCCTCTGAACTTTTTATTAGCGAGCGGACGGTACAAACTCACCTGGCTTCAATTTACGATAAGCTAGGAGCGAGGAATAAGACGGAAGCTTTACTTCTTGCTTTGAAGTACGGAGTTGTAACCCTTGAGGAATTGCTGGAATGA
- a CDS encoding sensor histidine kinase: MRRHLLLLLILAVTLPTLAVLVVSSVAMIHQEWAMEAVTRSYVEDLAENVASWLNLDSPFWGGGGMYPSIFRQLKVFSWGPSLPGWIAVITPDGKVLMASPGVSNLAAIWDPRIPIGRAVEVRDRQGDRYTIAVYPIDEGSRLVIAAVAWRQLIGPLLRFGHIWPVLIVLMTLTSLIAVWAMWRWLILPLRRMMIEVDSLVWGKELPEPDDPQAVFELGRLRRALYRLAKAAIERDDLRNRYVHDIVSVQEDEKKRIAREIHDGPLQDITAMIQQMRLFDMNLCGEVGQTHLKLAEEAAQMAVREMREMCDSLSPPWLELGGEHALTELADRLARHNGIDVTIDVDEDLSLSSEIVLAFFRIFQEAVSNAVRHGQATSVHGEIFPRGSFIHFNIQDNGIGFELNQTFEELLLKGHRGLANMMERITTLKGDFHVVSAPGQGTLLQCVVPYKREEILDETKGGSPERDE, encoded by the coding sequence ATGAGGCGTCATCTGCTTCTTCTCCTTATTTTGGCTGTTACCCTCCCCACGCTGGCCGTGCTGGTGGTCTCCAGTGTGGCCATGATACATCAGGAATGGGCTATGGAGGCTGTTACTCGGTCCTATGTAGAGGATTTGGCAGAAAATGTAGCGTCGTGGCTGAATTTAGATTCTCCTTTTTGGGGGGGAGGGGGAATGTATCCCTCTATTTTCAGACAGCTTAAAGTCTTTTCATGGGGTCCTTCTCTTCCTGGATGGATCGCAGTTATAACTCCTGACGGTAAAGTGCTCATGGCTTCTCCCGGAGTGAGTAATCTCGCAGCTATTTGGGATCCACGTATTCCTATCGGCCGTGCTGTGGAGGTGCGAGATCGGCAAGGAGATCGCTATACTATTGCTGTATACCCTATTGATGAAGGGAGCCGTTTGGTTATTGCGGCGGTGGCTTGGCGCCAGCTTATTGGACCGTTGCTTCGCTTCGGTCATATTTGGCCTGTGCTCATTGTTCTTATGACCCTTACAAGCCTTATCGCTGTCTGGGCAATGTGGCGGTGGCTTATTTTGCCTCTTCGTCGGATGATGATAGAGGTAGATTCCCTTGTATGGGGGAAAGAATTGCCTGAGCCAGATGATCCTCAAGCTGTTTTTGAACTGGGTCGTCTTCGCCGGGCCTTGTATAGATTGGCCAAGGCAGCTATTGAGCGAGACGATTTGAGGAACCGATATGTTCATGATATTGTCAGTGTCCAGGAAGACGAAAAGAAGAGGATTGCCAGAGAGATCCATGACGGACCTCTTCAGGATATTACAGCTATGATCCAACAAATGCGCCTTTTTGATATGAATCTATGCGGAGAGGTAGGACAGACTCATTTAAAATTGGCGGAAGAAGCAGCGCAAATGGCGGTACGTGAAATGAGAGAGATGTGTGACTCTCTTTCTCCACCATGGCTTGAGCTCGGCGGAGAACATGCCCTTACAGAACTAGCTGATCGGCTGGCTAGACATAACGGAATAGATGTAACTATCGATGTAGATGAAGATCTGAGCTTATCTTCTGAAATAGTTCTTGCTTTTTTCAGAATTTTTCAGGAAGCGGTCTCTAATGCAGTGCGTCACGGTCAGGCTACGTCTGTACATGGAGAGATCTTTCCCAGGGGATCTTTTATCCATTTTAACATCCAAGATAATGGCATAGGTTTTGAGTTGAACCAGACTTTTGAAGAACTCCTCTTAAAGGGGCATCGAGGCTTAGCGAACATGATGGAACGTATCACGACATTAAAGGGAGACTTTCATGTCGTTTCAGCACCCGGGCAGGGGACGTTGCTCCAATGCGTTGTTCCTTATAAGCGAGAAGAGATCCTTGATGAAACGAAAGGAGGCAGCCCCGAAAGGGACGAATAG
- a CDS encoding HDIG domain-containing metalloprotein codes for MSVSREEAMNVLREYNKDESHIKHALAVEAAMRYFARKADADMEKWGVVGLLHDIDWERTQDTPERHTHEGALWLEAKGYPEDIVRAVKAHGWGMVSDVKPVSLMEKTLYAVDELTGLVIAAALVRPSKSLQDLTVKSVKKKWKDKAFARGVNRDVILKGAEMLDVVIDELIDGVISALQPIEEELGLGSLEV; via the coding sequence GTGTCTGTAAGTCGTGAAGAGGCCATGAATGTGTTGCGAGAATATAATAAGGATGAAAGCCATATCAAACACGCCTTAGCTGTTGAAGCTGCAATGCGATATTTTGCGAGAAAGGCAGACGCTGATATGGAAAAATGGGGGGTCGTTGGGCTGCTCCATGATATAGATTGGGAAAGAACTCAGGATACACCGGAAAGGCATACCCACGAAGGAGCTCTTTGGCTTGAAGCAAAAGGGTACCCAGAAGATATTGTGAGAGCGGTGAAGGCACATGGCTGGGGAATGGTATCAGATGTGAAACCTGTATCTCTTATGGAAAAAACCTTATACGCTGTTGATGAACTCACTGGCCTTGTTATAGCGGCAGCTCTCGTTCGCCCATCTAAATCTTTGCAAGACCTCACCGTGAAATCAGTGAAGAAAAAATGGAAGGACAAGGCTTTTGCTCGAGGCGTGAATCGGGATGTTATTCTAAAAGGTGCTGAAATGCTGGATGTAGTCATAGATGAGCTTATTGATGGAGTGATCAGTGCGTTGCAACCTATAGAAGAGGAACTTGGGCTGGGCTCCCTAGAGGTGTAA
- the tyrS gene encoding tyrosine--tRNA ligase — translation MENAFHVLQERGLIEWSSHPEELEDLFNSKEMLTAYVGFDPTADSLHVGHLIPIMTLSWLQRLGHRPICLAGGGTGMIGDPSGKSKERNLLSPDMVRKNIEGVRKQLEHFMNFDCGENSAIIVNNYDWLQHITVLDFLRDVGKYFSVNYMINKEHVKSRLADPEKSISYTEFSYTLLQAYDFMHLLKTYKCRVQMGGNDQQGNIVSGIDLIRKCTGDQVFGWTNPLLLNSSGTKFGKTEGGAVWLDPKRTSPYRFYQFWINTEDEMVDRLLRFFTFLPLEEIHDIMKKHEQSPEQREAQKRLAWEVTSLVHGTHAAETVRQASEILFGGDVSHDEMTGELMEMLAGEVPSSMITERLPLSLVDVLASSGACQSKGEVRRLIRGGGVYLNGERVSDENTVIDEEHLIAERFVFVRLGKKRFHLLEVKH, via the coding sequence ATGGAAAATGCTTTCCACGTTCTTCAGGAACGGGGTCTAATCGAATGGAGCAGTCATCCAGAAGAATTGGAAGACTTGTTTAATAGTAAAGAGATGCTCACGGCATATGTGGGTTTCGATCCTACGGCAGACAGTCTTCACGTAGGCCATTTGATCCCTATTATGACATTGAGCTGGCTTCAACGCTTAGGCCATCGCCCGATCTGTCTTGCTGGTGGTGGGACAGGTATGATTGGAGATCCTTCAGGAAAAAGCAAGGAACGTAATCTCCTTTCTCCCGATATGGTGAGAAAAAACATAGAGGGTGTACGGAAACAACTCGAACATTTTATGAATTTTGATTGTGGCGAGAATTCGGCAATTATCGTAAATAACTACGATTGGCTGCAGCATATAACTGTCCTTGATTTCCTGCGAGACGTGGGAAAATATTTTTCTGTTAATTATATGATTAACAAAGAACATGTGAAATCAAGATTGGCGGACCCAGAAAAAAGTATCTCCTACACAGAGTTTTCTTATACACTTCTGCAAGCTTACGATTTTATGCATCTTCTAAAGACCTACAAGTGTCGTGTGCAAATGGGCGGGAACGATCAGCAGGGGAATATCGTTTCAGGTATTGATTTAATTCGAAAATGTACAGGAGACCAGGTTTTTGGTTGGACGAACCCCTTACTATTGAATTCCTCGGGAACCAAGTTTGGTAAAACAGAGGGCGGTGCGGTATGGCTTGACCCGAAGCGAACGTCCCCATACCGTTTCTACCAGTTCTGGATCAATACCGAGGACGAAATGGTAGATCGTCTGTTACGGTTCTTTACTTTCCTTCCTCTAGAAGAGATTCATGACATCATGAAGAAGCATGAACAGTCACCAGAGCAGCGGGAGGCTCAGAAAAGGCTAGCATGGGAAGTAACCTCTCTTGTCCACGGCACTCACGCAGCAGAAACTGTTCGTCAAGCCAGTGAGATTCTCTTTGGTGGAGATGTGTCCCACGATGAAATGACGGGAGAGCTTATGGAGATGCTGGCAGGAGAAGTTCCTAGCAGCATGATAACGGAAAGGTTGCCACTTTCTCTTGTTGATGTTTTGGCTTCTTCTGGAGCATGTCAAAGCAAGGGAGAAGTTAGACGTCTTATTCGAGGTGGAGGAGTCTACCTTAATGGAGAACGAGTTTCTGACGAAAACACCGTAATAGATGAGGAGCATCTTATAGCAGAGCGTTTTGTTTTTGTGAGACTTGGCAAGAAGCGATTCCATCTTCTGGAAGTGAAACATTAG
- a CDS encoding MBL fold metallo-hydrolase RNA specificity domain-containing protein, producing MRLKVLGAAGEVTGSNYLIECGKSRILVDCGMYQGRGEDTKNRSEFDFVPSSIDAVLLTHAHIDHSGRVPLLVQRGFKGKIWATLPTVELVNVLWQDSVRLMKEEAEWKTRKNARKGLPPVEPLYTQEYAERASQLLSPATYDDKIEVAPHISVRFRDAGHILGSAILEIWLQEDGDEVKIVFSGDLGPQETVMERNPAIISRADYVVIESTYGDRLHRSNDETRAEFRSVIKEALRSRAKVMIPTFVVDRAQRILFELMLLQKEGILRDGVPIFFDSPMGVKATEIYNHHLSLLSREIQGHVKEGDDPFSPKHLQYVESVEDSRQINDIKHAIVMAGSGMCNGGRIVHHLKHGIWDPHNQVVFVGYQARGTIGRRLVDGEKTLRIAGEELNVKAKLHTINGFSAHGDKNDLLAWAGNFENRPVFFITHGEPKSSMALVGALKERGLQAMAPVVGEEFELTPLKGIETSISIPAAVPRIKSLDQMNDLLTDIVELAASIRAKSEEVKEPEPLLPLLQSTIVLLETAEQKTGIFEEKEV from the coding sequence ATGAGATTAAAGGTTCTAGGTGCTGCAGGAGAAGTTACTGGTTCTAACTATTTGATCGAATGTGGGAAAAGCCGAATTCTAGTAGATTGTGGAATGTATCAGGGTAGGGGAGAGGATACGAAGAACAGAAGTGAATTTGACTTTGTGCCATCAAGTATCGACGCTGTTCTTCTTACCCATGCTCATATTGATCACTCTGGACGCGTACCCCTCCTTGTCCAAAGAGGGTTTAAAGGAAAAATATGGGCTACTCTTCCTACTGTAGAACTGGTGAATGTCTTATGGCAAGATTCTGTAAGGCTTATGAAGGAAGAAGCAGAATGGAAGACGAGGAAAAATGCCAGAAAAGGTCTTCCACCTGTAGAACCTCTCTATACTCAGGAGTATGCAGAAAGAGCTTCCCAATTGCTCTCTCCTGCTACATACGATGATAAGATAGAAGTGGCTCCTCATATTTCCGTGAGATTTAGAGATGCCGGACATATCCTTGGCAGCGCTATTCTCGAAATATGGTTGCAAGAGGATGGAGATGAGGTAAAGATTGTTTTTAGCGGCGATCTCGGACCGCAAGAGACGGTTATGGAGAGAAATCCTGCCATTATTTCTCGGGCAGATTATGTAGTCATAGAATCGACCTACGGAGATCGGCTCCACCGCTCTAACGATGAGACACGAGCTGAATTTCGTAGTGTTATCAAAGAGGCTTTAAGATCTAGGGCAAAAGTGATGATACCCACTTTTGTTGTTGATCGAGCACAACGTATTCTTTTTGAGCTGATGCTCCTTCAAAAAGAGGGGATTCTTCGAGATGGTGTTCCTATATTTTTCGATTCTCCTATGGGAGTGAAAGCGACTGAAATTTATAATCACCACTTAAGTCTTCTGTCGCGAGAAATACAAGGACATGTAAAAGAAGGGGATGACCCCTTCTCGCCAAAACATCTTCAATATGTAGAGAGCGTCGAAGATTCTCGTCAAATTAACGACATAAAACATGCGATAGTAATGGCAGGTAGCGGCATGTGCAATGGTGGCCGTATAGTTCATCATTTAAAACACGGCATTTGGGATCCTCATAATCAAGTGGTTTTTGTAGGGTATCAAGCACGCGGAACAATCGGACGTCGACTTGTTGATGGGGAAAAAACATTGCGTATTGCAGGAGAAGAATTGAACGTAAAAGCAAAACTTCATACGATCAATGGTTTTTCCGCTCATGGAGATAAAAACGACCTTCTTGCATGGGCAGGAAATTTTGAGAACCGCCCTGTTTTCTTTATTACCCATGGAGAGCCGAAATCTTCTATGGCTCTCGTAGGAGCTCTTAAGGAAAGAGGCCTGCAAGCCATGGCGCCAGTAGTGGGAGAAGAGTTCGAGCTTACGCCACTTAAGGGCATAGAGACATCCATCTCAATTCCGGCAGCTGTCCCGCGCATAAAGAGTCTGGATCAGATGAATGATCTTCTCACCGATATAGTAGAGCTGGCAGCTTCTATTCGGGCAAAATCAGAGGAAGTGAAGGAACCGGAACCTCTTTTGCCTCTCCTTCAGTCTACGATTGTTTTGTTAGAAACAGCTGAACAGAAAACTGGCATATTTGAGGAGAAAGAAGTATAA
- a CDS encoding lysophospholipid acyltransferase family protein, protein MAKLVHRLLCSIAPRKGVALSNMENSSFPSSESWRNETLSGVYNHIAWMLSEYLVLVDNPRQALDWVVDIEGESILQDLFMRQKGAVILTAHLGNWELLAAWLCQRGYPLYAVVRDPDDSDIADLIEEYRSRVGLRTLKKRFIMKEAVRLVQSGAFLGLLADQDGGPSGISSTFLGKKCSTVNGPAAISLMADVPIVPVISYRIAPFHHQIIVSPPLLLPEEGKRKERIEAITLTADTVIEKMVYRHPEQWLWLHRRWHTSLP, encoded by the coding sequence ATGGCCAAACTAGTTCATCGTCTCTTGTGTTCTATTGCCCCTCGAAAGGGAGTAGCACTTTCTAATATGGAAAATTCCTCTTTCCCGTCATCAGAAAGCTGGCGTAATGAAACTCTTTCAGGTGTGTACAATCATATAGCCTGGATGCTTTCGGAGTATCTTGTATTGGTAGATAACCCCCGTCAGGCTCTTGATTGGGTTGTAGATATAGAAGGAGAAAGTATCCTCCAAGACTTGTTCATGCGGCAAAAAGGAGCGGTCATTCTTACAGCTCATTTGGGAAACTGGGAGTTGTTGGCTGCATGGCTTTGTCAGCGAGGATACCCTCTCTATGCGGTGGTACGAGATCCCGATGATAGTGATATTGCAGATTTAATTGAAGAATACCGCTCTCGCGTAGGACTTCGAACCCTTAAAAAGAGATTCATAATGAAAGAGGCTGTGAGATTAGTGCAATCGGGGGCTTTTCTTGGTCTTCTTGCCGATCAGGATGGCGGTCCTTCCGGCATTTCTTCAACGTTCTTAGGGAAAAAATGCTCTACTGTCAACGGACCGGCTGCTATTTCTCTTATGGCTGACGTTCCCATTGTGCCTGTTATTTCTTATCGCATTGCTCCCTTTCACCATCAAATCATTGTCTCTCCTCCGCTGCTTCTTCCAGAGGAAGGGAAGCGTAAAGAAAGAATAGAAGCTATTACCCTTACTGCCGATACCGTCATAGAGAAGATGGTATATCGCCATCCGGAGCAGTGGCTCTGGCTCCATCGACGTTGGCACACCTCTTTACCTTGA
- a CDS encoding asparaginase codes for MSNLLYFLVVSTGGTIASGEGREGLTPTMTGHDLLKYVPSLSQLGEIDVHDLLFKDSSNMSPLDWKRIAMFLIAQEKRYDAFIILHGTDTMAYTASALSFMIANFTKPVVITGSMQPITQPNTDAIDNIYSSFLFAAEMIRLRQRGITIAFGGQLIHGPRSQKILSHDYTAFTSINYPHLGHIEKGEAILTHRPSLLTPLFHQKEYETFELETSVFLLTLFPGFRARYLEYIVNMEPKAIVIEALGLGGVPHLGESLLPPLKLSQDLGIPVVITTQCVYGGVDLNVYEVGRKTLKMGVISGKDMTREAIITKLMLLLSYVEPYNVEKWLHTNFCDEITLP; via the coding sequence GTGTCAAATCTGTTATATTTTCTTGTTGTTTCTACGGGAGGAACTATTGCTTCAGGAGAAGGAAGAGAAGGTCTTACTCCCACTATGACAGGACATGATTTATTGAAGTATGTCCCATCTCTCTCCCAGTTAGGAGAGATAGACGTTCATGACCTTTTATTTAAAGACAGTTCAAATATGTCTCCCCTAGACTGGAAACGTATCGCTATGTTCCTCATTGCTCAAGAAAAAAGATATGACGCTTTTATTATTCTTCACGGCACCGACACTATGGCATATACAGCATCTGCTCTCTCTTTTATGATTGCTAATTTCACCAAGCCAGTAGTAATAACAGGTTCCATGCAACCCATTACTCAGCCAAATACAGATGCTATTGATAATATTTATTCGTCCTTCCTCTTCGCAGCAGAGATGATACGGCTACGGCAACGAGGGATTACCATAGCTTTTGGCGGCCAGCTTATACACGGACCTCGTTCCCAAAAAATCCTAAGCCACGACTATACTGCCTTTACGAGTATTAATTATCCTCATCTAGGCCATATAGAAAAAGGGGAGGCCATTTTAACTCATCGCCCAAGCCTTCTTACCCCATTATTTCATCAGAAAGAATATGAGACATTTGAGCTTGAAACATCGGTTTTTCTCCTCACTCTTTTCCCGGGGTTTCGTGCCAGGTACCTTGAGTATATTGTCAACATGGAGCCTAAAGCCATTGTCATAGAGGCATTGGGCTTGGGTGGCGTTCCACATCTTGGAGAGAGCCTTCTTCCACCGCTTAAACTTTCTCAAGACCTGGGGATACCTGTAGTAATAACCACTCAATGTGTTTACGGCGGAGTAGATCTCAATGTATATGAAGTAGGGAGAAAGACTCTTAAAATGGGAGTCATTTCGGGGAAAGACATGACCCGAGAGGCCATCATCACAAAGCTTATGCTCCTATTGTCCTACGTAGAACCTTACAATGTGGAAAAATGGCTTCATACAAACTTCTGCGATGAAATTACTCTTCCTTAA
- a CDS encoding TIGR02757 family protein encodes MLEAIYTSYTKEELIHPDPVEFPRRYENLADREVTALIASSLAYGRVQQILKSVTKVLVPLGDSPAAFLRAANKEQLTSLYGSFKHRFTTGEELVTFLNGIGKLLRCYERLEFCLEEALLEGNDPLRGITNFAEKLKSAVGYGSLLASPVQGSACKRFFLFLKWMTRKDEVDPGGWQVLSPADLFVPVDTHMHRIALSLGLTRRKQADFKTVLEITDAFRTIAPDDPVRYDFALTRFGIRAELDISELVELCQG; translated from the coding sequence GTGTTGGAAGCTATTTATACTTCATATACGAAAGAGGAATTAATTCATCCAGATCCTGTAGAATTCCCCCGTCGTTATGAAAATTTGGCAGATCGCGAAGTAACAGCTCTTATTGCCTCCTCGTTGGCTTATGGCAGGGTGCAACAAATATTAAAGAGCGTAACAAAAGTGCTTGTACCTCTCGGGGATAGTCCAGCGGCTTTTCTTCGTGCTGCCAATAAGGAGCAGCTTACCTCTTTATACGGTTCTTTTAAACACCGTTTTACTACGGGGGAAGAATTGGTAACTTTTCTTAATGGCATTGGAAAACTATTGCGGTGTTACGAGCGCCTGGAATTTTGTTTGGAAGAAGCTCTTCTTGAAGGAAATGATCCTTTACGTGGCATTACAAACTTTGCTGAAAAACTTAAGAGCGCAGTGGGGTATGGATCACTTCTCGCTTCGCCTGTTCAAGGCAGTGCATGTAAGCGTTTTTTTCTTTTTTTGAAATGGATGACGAGAAAAGACGAGGTGGATCCTGGCGGATGGCAGGTTCTCTCTCCTGCAGATCTCTTCGTTCCTGTAGATACCCATATGCATCGAATTGCTCTTTCGTTGGGACTCACTCGAAGAAAGCAGGCAGATTTCAAGACAGTTTTAGAGATTACAGATGCTTTCCGGACCATAGCTCCAGATGATCCTGTTCGTTATGATTTTGCCTTGACTCGCTTTGGGATCCGAGCAGAGCTCGATATTTCAGAACTTGTCGAGCTCTGCCAAGGATAG
- a CDS encoding deoxycytidylate deaminase, with protein sequence MTYFRPDWDSYFMMIAAVAATRGTCLRRKVGAVIVKDLQIISTGYNGAPKGVPHCSEVGCLREQLGIPSGERHEICRGSHAEINAIAQAAAVGTSTDGAVLYCTHEPCSFCTKAIINAGIKRIVFVYPYPDALAVQLRSEASMEVCQLSEDVFQEMDVALKAFLRQRA encoded by the coding sequence ATGACGTATTTTCGTCCAGACTGGGATTCTTATTTTATGATGATTGCTGCTGTAGCTGCAACGCGAGGGACTTGTCTGCGTCGTAAAGTAGGAGCTGTGATTGTAAAAGATCTTCAGATTATAAGTACTGGCTATAATGGGGCTCCTAAAGGTGTTCCTCACTGTTCTGAGGTGGGATGTCTTCGTGAGCAGCTTGGCATTCCTTCGGGAGAGCGCCATGAGATCTGCCGTGGCTCTCATGCAGAGATTAATGCTATTGCTCAGGCGGCGGCAGTAGGAACGAGTACGGATGGGGCCGTGCTTTACTGTACTCACGAACCTTGCTCTTTTTGTACAAAAGCAATAATTAATGCTGGCATCAAGCGAATCGTGTTTGTCTACCCCTATCCCGATGCTTTAGCGGTGCAATTACGATCCGAGGCTTCAATGGAAGTATGCCAGCTCTCTGAAGATGTTTTCCAGGAGATGGATGTCGCTCTTAAGGCCTTTTTGCGACAGAGAGCTTAG
- a CDS encoding MFS transporter: MINNSLHILKDRRVLSWCLYDVGNSAFATTIMAAILPVYFKEIATPFLSGNLPTIYWGYTSAIALLCSALAAPFLGALGDVGQMKKKMLLFFTLLGILASCALFFTDHGDWFLTLVFMAIGTIGFSSAIIFYDALLPHLIPHHYIDMVSSLGYALGYLGGGILLALNIVMIYIWPGTFGPRLSFLSVAIWWAIFTLPLFLHVPEPLTTHHTVSYSQNVAKEAILRLGKTFVGIRKYPDLFRFLIAFWLYNDGIGTMIHMAAIYGAQVGISMIHLVGALLLTQFVGVPFSIFFGRLASRIGSKEAILVGLFGYTLISVGAIFLATPWHFWLLAFAVGTVQGGTQAMSRSLYARMLPPSRSAEFFGFYDISSKFAGVLGPFLFGFITQITHSSRIGIAILALTFVAGAIILRKVNVMRGIHNASLQ; encoded by the coding sequence GTGATAAATAACAGTCTTCATATTCTCAAAGATCGTCGCGTTCTTTCATGGTGCCTTTATGATGTAGGAAACTCAGCTTTCGCGACTACCATTATGGCCGCAATTCTTCCCGTCTATTTCAAAGAAATCGCCACGCCATTTCTCTCTGGAAACTTGCCCACTATTTATTGGGGGTATACATCAGCCATCGCCCTTCTTTGCAGTGCCCTTGCAGCTCCCTTTCTCGGAGCTTTAGGGGATGTTGGCCAAATGAAAAAGAAAATGCTTCTTTTTTTTACCCTCCTTGGCATTCTCGCTTCCTGTGCTCTGTTTTTTACAGATCATGGCGATTGGTTCCTCACTCTTGTCTTCATGGCAATTGGAACGATAGGTTTTTCCTCCGCCATCATCTTTTATGATGCACTCCTTCCCCACCTCATTCCTCATCATTACATTGATATGGTTTCGTCTCTAGGATATGCTTTAGGGTACTTGGGTGGTGGTATTTTACTGGCACTCAATATTGTTATGATTTACATTTGGCCCGGTACTTTCGGCCCTCGACTTTCTTTCTTGTCAGTAGCCATATGGTGGGCAATTTTTACCCTTCCTCTTTTTCTTCACGTACCAGAACCACTCACAACGCACCATACTGTTTCTTACTCCCAAAACGTGGCAAAAGAGGCTATTCTGCGGCTGGGAAAAACATTTGTAGGGATTCGGAAATACCCTGATCTTTTTAGATTCTTGATAGCTTTCTGGCTCTACAATGATGGCATTGGAACAATGATACACATGGCTGCTATTTATGGGGCTCAAGTAGGAATTTCCATGATCCATCTCGTAGGCGCTCTTCTTTTAACCCAATTTGTTGGCGTGCCTTTCTCCATTTTTTTTGGAAGACTCGCATCTCGCATAGGGAGCAAAGAGGCTATTCTCGTTGGACTTTTCGGATATACGCTCATATCTGTGGGGGCTATTTTTCTTGCTACGCCATGGCATTTTTGGCTCCTCGCTTTTGCAGTGGGAACAGTACAAGGTGGAACTCAAGCTATGAGCCGCAGCCTTTATGCTCGCATGCTGCCCCCTTCCAGAAGTGCCGAATTTTTTGGTTTTTACGATATTTCCAGCAAATTTGCTGGAGTCCTCGGCCCCTTTTTATTTGGTTTTATTACGCAGATAACCCATTCAAGCAGAATTGGGATCGCTATTTTGGCTTTAACTTTCGTAGCTGGAGCCATAATCTTGCGGAAAGTAAATGTTATGAGAGGAATTCACAACGCTTCTCTGCAATAA